AACATCATGGTGGTTTAGATATGGCTGCTCCGAGTGGCACGCCAATCTATGCAACAGGCCCAGGTATTGTAACCAAATCTGGCTGGGGCACTGGCTATGGTCAATACGTTGAAATTAACCATGGGAATGGTTACTTAACACGTTATGCTCATGCTTCGCGCTTAATGGTACGTGTAGGCGACCAAGTATCTGCTGGTGAACATATTGCCAATGTAGGCTGTACTGGTCGCTGTACTGGCCCACATTTGCACTACGAAGTAGTAAAAGATGGTCAACGTAAGAATCCAACGACTTACTTGGCGATGCTTCCTTAAAAGCATAGTTAAAAAGTTAAGGTTATTAAATTTATGAATCTGAAATTAGCCTAAACCTTTTTTAACGTAAAGATTGTATAAAAAAACGCCATTATTGGCGTTTTTTTGTTATTTTGTTTAATGCTCGGTCAATGACTATTCATTCAGAAAATAATAGGCCCCCCTCACATTCACCCGTGGCAATAACTAGAGAGGGGTAAAACGTGGTAAAAATACAAAGTAGATTAAAGAACAAGGAACAGGTGAATTATGGCGTTTTACGGTGACTCCGATGCACAAGAAACCCAAGAGTGGCAAGATGCATTCGATTCAGTTTTACAACATATGGGAACTGAGCGCGCAGCATTCTTATTGGAAAAACTTTACCAACAAGCAATTGCTAAGCATGTTCCAATTCAACGTCTCAATACACCTTACTTAAATACAATTTCTGTTGAAGAACAACCTGCAATGCCAGGCGACCAAGATATGGAACGCCGTATTCGTGCATTGATTCGTTGGAATGCCTTAGCAATGGTACTTCGTGCGAATAAAACAGGTGATGATTTAGGTGGACACTTGGCGAGCTTCGCATCAAGTGCAACATTATATGACGTAGGTTTTAACCATTTCTTCCGCGCAAACAGCGATAACTTTGGCGGAGATATGATTTATTACCAAGGACACTGTGCTCCTGGTATTTATGCACGTTCATTCCTTGAAGGACGTTTAACTGAAGAACAGTTAAGTAATTTCCGCCGTGAAGTTGGCGGTAACGGTTTACCAAGCTATCCACATCCATATTTAATGCCGGACTATTGGCAATTCCCAACTGTATCAATGGGTCTTGGTCCAATCATGTCGATTTATCAAGCGCACATTCAAAAATATTTGATGAACCGTGGCTTGATCAAAGAAGAAAATCGTAAAGTCTGGGCTTATCTTGGCGATGGTGAGATGGATGAGCCAGAAAGTACTGGTGCAATTTCACTCGCTGGTCGTGAAAAACTTGATAACTTGATTTGGGTTGTTAACTGTAACTTACAGCGTCTAGATGGTCCTGTACGTGGTAACGGTAAAATCATTCAAGAATTAGAATCTTTATTCCGTGGTGCGGGCTGGCGTGTCATTAAAGTGGTATGGGGCCGTCATTGGGATCCGCTACTTGCAAAAGACAACACAGGCGCTTTAAAAGCGGTAATGGAAGAAACTGTTGATGGTGAATACCAACGCTATCAAGTGAAAGGTGGTGCATATACACGTGAGAAATTCTTTGGCAAGTACCCAGAAGCTGCGGAACTTGTAAAAGATTTAAGCGATGAAGACATCGATAATCTCAACCGTGGTGGCCATGACCCTTACAAAGTTTTTGCAGCCTATGCAGAAGCAATGAAAGCCAAAGGTCAACCAACAGTTATTCTTGCGAAAACTGTTAAAGGTTACGGTTTGTCTGAAGAAATTGAAGCGGTGAACAAAACTCACCAAATCAAAAAAATGCAGATCGACTCTTTAAAATATGTACGTGACCGTTTTAACCTGCCATTTACAGATGATAAGTTAGAAGAGCTTCCATTCTATCGCCCAAGTGAAAACTCTCCAGAAATGAAGTACATGAAAGCGCGTCGTGAAGCGTTAGGTGGTTACCTGCCAGCACGTCGTCGTGAGAGTGAAATTTTAGCGATTCCTGAATTATCTGTATTTGATGCAGTATTAAACGGTTCAGGTGGTAAAGAGCAATCTACTACGATGGTGATGGTTCGTTTAATTGCTGCTTTACTTAAAGAAAAAGCAATTAAAGACCGCGTAGTGCCAATCGTTCCAGATGAAGCACGTACATTTGGTTTAGAAGGTATGTTCCGTCAGCTTGGTATTTATGCTGCTCACGGTCAAAAATATACCCCAGAAGACCAAGAACAGTTAATGCATTACCGTGAAGCAAGTGACGGTCACATGCTTCAAGAAGGGATTAACGAAGCTGGTGCGATGAGCGCATGGGCTGCGTTGGCAACAAGTTATTCAACGAATAACTTGCCAATGATTCCAATGTACATGTACTACTCAATGTTTGGTTTCCAACGTATTGGTGATATTGCGTGGGCTGCGGGCGATGCACAAGCTCAAGGTTTCTTGTTAGGTGCAACTGCTGGTCGTACCACATTGAACGGTGAAGGTTTACAGCACCAAGATGGTCATTCACATATCTTGGCGAACACGATTCCAAACTGCGTATCTTATGATCCATGTTTTGGTTACGAATTAGCTGTAATCGTTCATGACGGTTTACAACGTATGTATGTGAACCAAGAGCGTGTGTTCTATTATTTAACTGTAATGAACGAAAACTACGAGCATCCTGCAATGCCTGAAGGCGCTGAGGAA
This genomic stretch from Acinetobacter oleivorans DR1 harbors:
- the aceE gene encoding pyruvate dehydrogenase (acetyl-transferring), homodimeric type, translated to MAFYGDSDAQETQEWQDAFDSVLQHMGTERAAFLLEKLYQQAIAKHVPIQRLNTPYLNTISVEEQPAMPGDQDMERRIRALIRWNALAMVLRANKTGDDLGGHLASFASSATLYDVGFNHFFRANSDNFGGDMIYYQGHCAPGIYARSFLEGRLTEEQLSNFRREVGGNGLPSYPHPYLMPDYWQFPTVSMGLGPIMSIYQAHIQKYLMNRGLIKEENRKVWAYLGDGEMDEPESTGAISLAGREKLDNLIWVVNCNLQRLDGPVRGNGKIIQELESLFRGAGWRVIKVVWGRHWDPLLAKDNTGALKAVMEETVDGEYQRYQVKGGAYTREKFFGKYPEAAELVKDLSDEDIDNLNRGGHDPYKVFAAYAEAMKAKGQPTVILAKTVKGYGLSEEIEAVNKTHQIKKMQIDSLKYVRDRFNLPFTDDKLEELPFYRPSENSPEMKYMKARREALGGYLPARRRESEILAIPELSVFDAVLNGSGGKEQSTTMVMVRLIAALLKEKAIKDRVVPIVPDEARTFGLEGMFRQLGIYAAHGQKYTPEDQEQLMHYREASDGHMLQEGINEAGAMSAWAALATSYSTNNLPMIPMYMYYSMFGFQRIGDIAWAAGDAQAQGFLLGATAGRTTLNGEGLQHQDGHSHILANTIPNCVSYDPCFGYELAVIVHDGLQRMYVNQERVFYYLTVMNENYEHPAMPEGAEEGIKRGMYLFEKDEKATVQLLGSGVILREVIKAAKILRDEYQIHSNVWSVTSFNELSRDGMACEEYNRLHPLTEEVKESWVSKQLRGTEGIVVSATDHMRAYSEQIRAYLPDGRPFVALGTDGYGRSDTRANLRSFFGVDAAHIVVATLKKLADEGEVDARLVKDAISNFELDTDRPVAWAPQAHPEVQAVAEYNEAQTGEGN